Genomic segment of Andrena cerasifolii isolate SP2316 chromosome 7, iyAndCera1_principal, whole genome shotgun sequence:
aatagatctaataattatttaattatttctttaaagacCGATAGCAGACCCCCAAGGGATtacgtatgtatacatatacaaacATTCCCTCTTCTATTTAAGGCACTTTATTTTGGCATTTTATCGAATCTGTTGTTAAAAAACAGAGGCTATCGTTGGGTAACGTCGTATTATTGCTAATGGAACGGGAACGGGAGCGGGGAGCGGCACTGTGGCGCTGATTCAACAGGAATGCgctacttataaaaattaaaagcagttgGCTCACTGTTAGCTGTCTGCAGAACACAGTCATcagtcatcgtcatcgtcatcgtcatcgtcatcgtcatcgtcatcgtcatcgtcgtcatcgtcgtctctTTCCGCTTATCCATCATCGTTGCTTGCAGTTGCGTGATTGCGACTTGAGAGTGTTGCGACTACGATCAGACAGGGTTACCAATTTGCATTTACATTGTTCTGGATTAGAATCAAATCTGGCTTTTTTTCAACTTGGTTGGCGTTGGAAAATTCATTTGGCTTTTGGTTTTTTACAATTCTTTccctaaaacttttttttttaaataatttcaaacaGAGCAGTTTTGGTTTGGTATATTTCAGCATTAAGGATTTAAGGGGAGGATCCGgcctaaaaatcgatttttttatttcatttttcgaatgcacaaccttttaggaatacgtgtttaaaaggatttgttgaaattcataaaattcccgaagttataggcatttgagtagcggcaaatgcatgggtaacacccggccactcggcactcacgtaaaactttttttctcgaaacagtgttctcaaaatcggtgggacctgtatctccaaaagttattacccgatccaactgaaactttttttaattttgaagaatatacttctggctaggggagatatcagtaaaatttaaaaaaaaaattgaaaatttataattttcaaaggcgttgaaagggtgaaaaatatagggaaaaatgatttcaaacttcaagtgtcgttattgtttaaaaaatgtcatttttgtaatttgttctgatttcacccctagccagaagtatattcttcaaaataaaagaagtttcagtcgaatcggataataacttttggagatacagaacccaccgatttggatgaattttttgacgcctcgactttaacgactccccagtgccgtctgcaataattaattataaaacagaaaatatatttctataatttaaaatatccttaatacaatgcaaaaagtcccattaaattatatgtaatagttttcccttaattaattcctaaaaatcacctatttttatgggctctagaccgtaACAGCCCCTCAACGAGCTTGCTACATTTGTCCTTACTTGCCTAGTAACTCCTGTAAGCAATGTTAAAACAAAGGCAAGGAACAAAATGCAGCTGAAGCTTCTGCTGCTTGATGTCATTCTAAGATTTAGAGCAGAACTAGTGCTTTCAAACAATTGTTGCAATGATTTTAATCAACAAATGCTTTAAAATTTAACAACGAAAAATGTTTATGATTCCGACGAAGAGAATCTGGATCCCGAATTTTTATTGTGATTTAATTAcataattactattaatatttttcaaacataTTTGGTTTTATTCCCGCTTtctttttagtattatttggcTGAAACGTATGATTTTAAGTTGGTAACCCTGCGATCAGACTACGATACTACGATCAAGCTAGATCAAGCGGATCAAGTGCATGGCTTGACGCGTTTAATGTCATTCTGATAGACGTTTCGAGTGCTTGTAAAAATGTTAGCAATGTTAACTGTTGATTGGTTCCCCTTAAAACGCGATGTGTATTTTAGGTAATGATAAAACGTGCAAAGGAACGAAAAGCAGGACATTTTTAATAACGAAATATAACCGTTTTTCAGAAAGTTCGAACTGTATCCATTGTCTTTTCAACAAGAGGTTTCGAATAACAATCTATTAGTGGCAGCTCCTTACGGAGGTTCTATTGCAGTCACAAGAAATCCGAAGAAATTGGTTAAAGTGCAAGGGTTAAATAAACCCGTCATATATTTGTATACATCTTCTGGGAGGTTAACAGCCAAGTTACAAGTAAAGCTTCTCAACGTTTTCTACATTCACTACCTTTGTTTAATATCAATATCATTTAGTTTATTACAAGCATCTAAGGATCTACTTTGTTACAAGCATCTAAGGATCTTAATCTGTTTAGTGGAGCAGCGGTCAGCTGGTCGCTTTAGGATGGTCTCAGCAGGAGGAATTGTTATGCGTTCAGAATGACGGAATGATACACATATACGATATGTTTGGCGCATACCAACATGCGTTCACTATGGGAAATGTACGTAATGTTTCATTTACTATATAGTatgggaaaggtgggatagttgatcacaggtttgctttttttattaaaataataataatggtttgcttcatttgtatttcattatttaagttgtgattcttagagtattctcaatatacttgtacaaatttaagagctgaaaactaattacAATGACTGAACTTTGTAACATTTTCTGGCAGCAACGTTATGCACAAATATCCGCCACTGAAGAGGAGACTTGATCAAAAGTTTAGGGACACTTGATTAGTGAACTTTAAGAGTTAATAACGCATTAACTTTCTAAAAACTATTTatcttaacataaaataaagagaacgtcataaaaagaaaataaactataactaacttgaaagaattactgaaaaagaaaaaccgaagaattaaactctatgacataaaacaacataaatgcatttttaaaagacaattcacttagatatcatctgattaagataatgatgaagaaaagattttccctGAGAGTATCCctgctgatcaactatcccaacTTTCCCCTATATACGTAGAATTTATTCGTGTAACGTATTAAGATTATGCTTGTCCGTCTGTGTAACAGGAAGTAAAGGATACCAAAGTTGTGGAGGCAAAGTTTTTTGTAACTCACAGCGGAACTGGTATCGCAGTCTTGACATCGACTAATCATATATTTCTAGTAAATAACATAATCGAGCCGAAAGTTCGACAAATATCGGAAGTTCCACGTGAGCTTGTCAGAACGCTTTCAATACGTATCGGCACGAGTTTTGCATGCTCTTACATTGTTTGTTCTCGTTTTAGGATACGGAGGACCAATAGATTGCTGGTGTCTAGTACATAGCGACAGGGAGACTCGAGTAATTTTATCAAATCACGATGGAATATTTATAGTACAGCAGGCGCATCAGAATGCAACTCATATACCATTTGTACGACATATAAGTAACGTATACGTATACTGAAAAGTAGGATAAGATGAATTTTGAAAGTTGAACCCATATGTTTGGACCTATGTGTTTGTTAGGATACTTTGTTTACGAGGCATAAAGTGTACGGCGTGGTAGCGATGGCTGTATCGGAAAATAATCGTCATATTGTTCTTTACACGGATACCGGACATTTGTATCTAGGCTCGATAGACTTTAAAGATAAATATTGCGAGCACTATGCAAACACGAAAGAACCGTTAACGGACATAACATGGTTGGTAATGGTATGTTTGTGTTATAATGAAACGGAATCGGTGATATTTACGTAGAAATTTCTAGGTGTGGAACGGAAGCTGTGGTCTGCAGTTGGAGTAGCACCGTAATGGTAATCGGGCGGACAGCCGAAACGATAATATATACTTATGACGGTCCAGTGCATCTTGTTACAGAGATCGATGGTGTACGCGTGATATCCAGTTCTTCCCATGAAATGATACAGAAAGTACCAAGCGTGGTCCAAAAGATATTTCGGATTAACTCGATCGACCCCGCTTCTTATCTGTTGGAAGCTTCTAAACAGTTTCAAAGAAAAAGTCACAAAGCCGACAGCTATATAGACCTAGTGAAACATAAATTAGATGCGGCGATAAAGGCTTGTATCGATGCAGCTAGTCACGAATTTGACTTTGAGACGCAAAAGCTTTTAATGAGAGTAAGATTCCTGACACTTATTTCGTTGCTACGATAGCTATAAAGAACAAGTATCATACTTGTCAATTATCTCACAATCAGGCAGCCAAATATGGGAAAGGATTTAGCAGGACTGTCGATCCTGACTATTATGTCGGTATGTGTCGTACGCTGCGAGCTTTAAATGCTGTTAGACATCCTGCGATTGGCATACCATTAACGTATACACAGTATCCTTTTACGAAACGTGTAAAATATTCAGTATCGTTCGTACTTCTCACACTGGTTCTCGCACTACTGGGAAGTAGTGCTCGATTTCACAATTCTTAACAATAAAATACTTAATACGTACGATAGATTTACTGTTTTAACGAGTCAAGTGTTGTTGGACAGACTCGTTGCGAGAAGACACTACTACTTAAGTATACAAATAGCACGACACCTACAGCTACCTGAAATCGATGGAGAAAGCAGAATATTAGCTCAGTGGGCTTGCTACAAAGTAAGAGCACACCGACCGACCCTTACGAATAACTTAAGAACATCAATTAGAATTTTACAGTTTTAAAATCTCTTTTGCTGGCACGTGATAGGTGAAGCAAACGCAATTGGACAAAGAACAAATAGCGGAAGAAATAGCCGATAAATTAGGGTACGCGCCTGGCGTGTCTTACAGTGAGATTGCAAAGAGAGCAACCGACTGCGGTAGAAAGCAACTAGCTATTAAAGTAAATACTCTACTCTGAAAATTTCTCTGTGTTAAGCAGCCATTctggtcttcttcttcttcctttgtaTGTTCTAGCTAATTGACTATGAACCACGCGCTCACCTGCAAGTACCACTTTTGCTAAAGCTCGGCGAGGAAAGAGCTGCTCTGCGTAAAGCGGTTGAAAGTGGCAATACTGATTTAGTTTATATGGTAATACTTCATCTCAGGGAAAACATGACGCTTGGTGATTTTCAGGTAAACATAATTCATTACCAATTCGTTACCATTGTATGTACTATAAAAAGCAAGAGATGTAAGTATAGTTAAATGTTGTGTTATTCAACTCCCGCAGACGTCCATAAAGCATTGCCCTCTGGCAATGGCGTTATACATTAAATATTGCCAAAGTCAAAATCGGGAGACACTGCGAGATATTTATAATCAGTACGATGATTATCATTCTCAAGCGATGTGGTTCATTACCGAGAGTTACCAAAGAAAGGTTGgtgtaaactgtaaattattctacCACCCATAAATCTAGGAATCTCGATAGAATGAGTTTCATATATTTCAGAACGCAACGTCGAGAGAAGCGTTATTACAATCCGCGCAAGAGAATTTCAAGCTGGCTCGTAATGATACGAATGCAGCTTTAACCGAGGAACAAAGAAAGCTATTGCGTTATCAAAGATCACTGGAAGAGACTTTGCACGAATCGATTGTTGGAAAACCGCTTCACGATACTGTAAAGATATTACTCTTACATAATGAATTGAAATTAGCTGAAAAACTGAGGTCAGAATACCGAATATCAGATCGAAGGTAATGTCATACTCCTGGAACTAACTCTACGCCTTTCTCTTT
This window contains:
- the Vps16a gene encoding vacuolar protein sorting 16; translation: MLAMLTVDWFPLKRDVYFRKFELYPLSFQQEVSNNNLLVAAPYGGSIAVTRNPKKLVKVQGLNKPVIYLYTSSGRLTAKLQWSSGQLVALGWSQQEELLCVQNDGMIHIYDMFGAYQHAFTMGNEVKDTKVVEAKFFVTHSGTGIAVLTSTNHIFLVNNIIEPKVRQISEVPRYGGPIDCWCLVHSDRETRVILSNHDGIFIVQQAHQNATHIPFDTLFTRHKVYGVVAMAVSENNRHIVLYTDTGHLYLGSIDFKDKYCEHYANTKEPLTDITWCGTEAVVCSWSSTVMVIGRTAETIIYTYDGPVHLVTEIDGVRVISSSSHEMIQKVPSVVQKIFRINSIDPASYLLEASKQFQRKSHKADSYIDLVKHKLDAAIKACIDAASHEFDFETQKLLMRAAKYGKGFSRTVDPDYYVGMCRTLRALNAVRHPAIGIPLTYTQFTVLTSQVLLDRLVARRHYYLSIQIARHLQLPEIDGESRILAQWACYKVKQTQLDKEQIAEEIADKLGYAPGVSYSEIAKRATDCGRKQLAIKLIDYEPRAHLQVPLLLKLGEERAALRKAVESGNTDLVYMVILHLRENMTLGDFQTSIKHCPLAMALYIKYCQSQNRETLRDIYNQYDDYHSQAMWFITESYQRKNATSREALLQSAQENFKLARNDTNAALTEEQRKLLRYQRSLEETLHESIVGKPLHDTVKILLLHNELKLAEKLRSEYRISDRRYWWLRIQCLAEQSMWSDLEKFSKSKKSPIGYEPFIDQCLQYKEEGEAKKYLPKVKDELKVKYLVILKMLNEAVEVAVEQKDSAALSFVLAQCEPSDRQLINKINMLIASLKN